One Littorina saxatilis isolate snail1 linkage group LG12, US_GU_Lsax_2.0, whole genome shotgun sequence genomic region harbors:
- the LOC138982283 gene encoding uncharacterized protein — translation MFQKDERHTLCRQWFTHVGLNISDLSDKQLRARLDKVRKPYDTFSKSLHRGNNEAKLKDYLFQQQSHFPLVSAMPTVPSVVPCAIENAPATPPADHPTGDELTHLKIASSGRQLAALRRSNEELSGSLLEAKNREMIYKDLLKEKTQSVTTLQADLTKLQGKAERSASHIKCVETQLCSAKEYIGKIRQTNFYKRLKRQETNLKKREENLKDHEDGGCIQTIERLKHKLKLCQTANSSLRAKLNSVKEKRQQDLDRHNQLTADLLEEAVVHTVKTTEEGPRKKFTHDVIKTTIGLISCGVSAKNSGHVIQTVARNLFHTDIDDKDVPSERTSLRFADQGHYLAKYHVAETVLDSDNFDIHFDGTTRDHRKYVGQQVTTSAGSLSCGFTEVATEDAKTLVDVTVSLLQEVAQVYDKDDTERCFKAALQKCSGLMSDRAAPNKLMKKDFNDLRKATLGTEEDLQFLYCNAHYLLGLGTSAEKSLKELQTEWGQQRIGRDNAAQFGHWQAKEAAAVRYVRMACKVLGPRGDDQCGCRDAWLAYCEMTNKTSTVPSFKSNRFNSIFYGATKLLAHRDDIIEFLSDYMPSRNQKLESVLKDAQSEEVNVFVATLAMVYERITGPYWTLLCAGETSYAEFFLPVVELHAQLREWRDYSASIFSPHVPSLFSIQVPDASSLAALLDLDEATQQKVQRAFSHFCVNFVAVTERQLDDFLPGGRYHAVQDPQVLERLRHSHITNLLGEACFGDLDISIYTHRNSSVHHHSTLTMLKRNKTMKAWFNQKSNEEQRQLLLNASSSGPEMRKRHRENDREVKASKRQKLQLQQQRTEADRQKKAREKADIAQEIRQDGGACSSAGDVDRLLERKALQREKLAALKTQIRFFRHVLGFKSELLKLTQDLPGLEQSLKEFLASQDPFPEHRDRVDNNLDEEDEPSESDSSASEHENDQRVDSDGFSFAQTGQTVAVFYDETFHVGTVTNILSADEAKVNFLKKSSLDNNRFSWPAKEDSDTVSSVFVFAWDFLLEPISTNARMWHVPNSTLQEQYNLYVEKYC, via the exons ATGTTCCAGAAAGACGAGAGGCATACTTTGTGCAGGCAGTGGTTTACACATGTTGGACTTAACATTTCAGACTTGTCTGACAAGCAGCTTAGAGCAAGACTCGACAAAGTACGCAAACCATATGACACTTTCTCTAAAAGTCTGCACAGAGGCAACAACGAGGCGAAGCTGAAAGACTATTTATTTCAACAGCAGTCTCATTTTCCCCTGGTATCTGCGATGCCTACTGTCCCGTCTGTTGTGCCTTGTGCAATAGAGAATGCACCTGCAACACCCCCAGCTGACCATCCAACCGGAGATGAATTGACTCATCTAAAGATTGCATCAAGTGGCAGGCAGTTAGCTGCACTACGCAGGAGCAATGAAGAGCTCAGTGGGAGTCTGTTGGAAGCAAAGAACCGAGAGATGATTTACAAGGACCTTCTCAAAGAGAAAACTCAAAGCGTAACCACCTTGCAGGCAGACTTGACAAAACTTCAAGGCAAAGCTGAACGTAGTGCATCTCACATAAAATGTGTGGAAACCCAGTTGTGCAGTGCCAAGGAGTACATCGGCAAAATTCGGCAAACAAACTTTTACAAGAGACTGAAAAGGCAGGAAACCAActtaaaaaagagagaagaaaatctGAAAGATCATGAGGATGGTGGGTGCATTCAAACAATTGAGCGTCTGAAGCACAAACTCAAGTTGTGTCAGACTGCTAATTCAAGTCTGAGAGCCAAATTGAACAGTGTGAAGGAGAAGCGACAACAAGACTTGGACAGACATAATCAGCTGACTGCTGATCTTCTTGAAGAAGCTGTAGTACATACTGTGAAGACAACAGAGGAGGGCCCCAGGAAGAAATTCACGCATGATGTCATCAAAACTACCATTGGACTCATTTCTTGTGGGGTTTCTGCAAAGAACAGTGGCCATGTCATCCAAACAGTTGCGCGCAATCTGTTCCACACCGATATCGACGACAAAGATGTACCATCTGAACGCACATCTCTGCGGTTTGCGGATCAAGGGCACTACCTGGCTAAATACCATGTTGCCGAGACTGTGCTTGACTCTGACAATTTTGATATTCATTTTGACGGAACAACACGGGACCACCGGAAATATGTGGGTCAACAAGTGACCACAAGTGCAGGGTCCCTCAGCTGTGGATTCACAGAGGTAGCTACAGAAGACGCCAAGACTCTTGTGGATGTTACCGTCAGTCTCCTCCAAGAAGTGGCGCAAGTCTACGACAAAGACGACACAGAACGCTGCTTCAAAGCAGCTCTGCAGAAGTGTTCAGGACTGATGTCTGACAGAGCCGCTCCAAACAAGCTCATGAAGAAAGACTTCAACGACCTCAGAAAGGCAACCCTGGGGACAGAGGAGGATCTCCAGTTCCTGTACTGCAACGCCCATTACTTGCTTGGACTTG GCACAAGTGCAGAGAAGTCACTGAAAGAACTACAGACCGAGTGGGGGCAGCAGCGTATTGGCCGAGACAACGCAGCTCAGTTTGGACATTGGCAGGCAAAGGAGGCAGCAGCTGTTCGCTATGTGCGGATGGCCTGCAAGGTTCTAGGACCCAGGGGCGATGATCAATGTGGCTGCAGAGATGCATGGCTTGCATACTGTGAGATGACCAACAAGACGTCTACTGTGCCAAGCTTCAAATCTAACCGGTTTAACAGCATCTTTTATGGTGCAACAAAGCTGCTGGCACACCGTGACGACATCATAGAGTTCCTGTCAGATTACATGCCGAGCAGGAACCAGAAGCTGGAAAGTGTGTTGAAGGATGCCCAGAGTGAAGAGGTGAACGTTTTTGTTGCCACGCTTGCCATGGTCTACGAGAGGATCACAGGACCTTACTGGACTCTACTGTGTGCTGGGGAGACGAGCTATGCAGAGTTTTTCTTGCCTGTTGTGGAGCTGCACGCACAGCTGAGAGAGTGGAGAGATTACAGTGCCTCCATTTTCAGCCCCCATGTGCCGTCACTCTTCAGTATCCAAGTACCAGACGCATCGTCACTTGCAGCACTCCTAGATCTGGATGAGGCGACACAACAGAAAGTGCAGCGTGCCTTCAGCCACTTCTGTGTCAACTTTGTTGCTGTCACTGAGCGACAGTTGGACGACTTCCTGCCTGGTGGCCGATACCATGCTGTTCAGGATCCACAAGTGTTGGAGCGGCTGCGGCATTCACACATCACCAACCTCTTGGGAGAAGCCTGCTTTGGGGATCTCGATATTTCCATTTACACGCACCGCAACTCCTCAGTCCACCACCACAGCACTCTGACCATGTTGAAACGGAACAAAACAATGAAGGCTTGGTTCAACCAGAAGTCCAATGAGGAACAAAGGCAACTTCTTCTGAATGCATCCAGTAGTGGTCCTGAAATGCGAAAGCGTCACcgagagaatgacagagaggTGAAAGCCAGCAAAAGACAGAAGCTACAGCTTCAGCAGCAGCGGACAGAGGCAGATCGACAGAAGAAGGCAAGGGAGAAGGCAGATATTGCTCAAGAGATCCGTCAAGATGGGGGAGCCTGCAGCAGTGCTGGTGATGTCGACAGGCTGCTAGAACGAAAAGCTCTGCAAAGAGAAAAACTGGCTGCTCTGAAGACCCAGATTCGCTTTTTCCGGCATGTCCTGGGATTCAAGTCTGAGCTTCTGAAGCTCACACAGGACCTTCCAggcctggaacagtctctgaaGGAGTTCCTTGCGTCCCAGGACCCATTCCCAGAACACAGGGACAGGGTGGACAACAACCTTGATGAGGAAGACGAGCCATCAGAGTCCGACTCCTCTGCTTCAGAGCATGAGAACGACCAGCGAGTAGATAGCGACGGGTTTTCATTTGCCCAGACAGGTCAGACAGTGGCAGTGTTCTACGATGAAACATTTCATGTGGGCACTGTTACAAACATTCTAAGCGCAGATGAGGCAAAAGTAAACTTTTTAAAGAAGAGCTCTCTGGACAACAACAGATTTTCTTGGCCAGCCAAAGAAGACAGTGACACCGTcagcagtgtgtttgtgtttgcatgggacTTTTTGTTAGAACCGATCTCCACAAATGCACGGATGTGGCATGTCCCAAACAGCACTCTCCAGGAACAATATAACTTGTATGTGGAGAAGTACTGTTGA